From Aquificota bacterium, one genomic window encodes:
- the rplK gene encoding 50S ribosomal protein L11: protein MKKVTAKVELMLPAQQATPAPPVGPALGQHGVNIMEFVKQFNAASKDFEPGTVVPVVITIYQDRSFSFILKTPPVSYLLKKAAKVQKGSSDPKRQKVGKVTLQQVEEIAKMKIKDMNTRDIKAAIRQIVGTARSMGIEVEGWKE, encoded by the coding sequence ATGAAGAAGGTAACAGCCAAGGTTGAGCTTATGTTGCCAGCTCAACAGGCAACGCCTGCTCCACCTGTAGGACCTGCCCTTGGTCAGCATGGTGTAAACATAATGGAATTCGTAAAGCAGTTTAACGCAGCCAGCAAGGACTTTGAACCTGGCACTGTGGTGCCTGTGGTTATAACCATATACCAAGACAGGAGCTTTAGTTTTATACTCAAAACTCCACCTGTGTCTTACCTTCTAAAGAAAGCGGCCAAGGTCCAAAAGGGTTCATCCGACCCCAAAAGGCAAAAGGTAGGGAAGGTAACTCTTCAACAGGTAGAAGAGATAGCCAAAATGAAGATAAAAGATATGAACACAAGGGATATAAAGGCAGCCATTAGGCAGATTGTAGGTACTGCCAGAAGCATGGGTATAGAAGTAGAAGGATGGAAGGAGTAA
- the rpmG gene encoding 50S ribosomal protein L33, with protein sequence MAAVREVVVLACTECKRRNYSTTKNKQKHPQRMEIRKYCKWCKKHTIHREVK encoded by the coding sequence ATGGCTGCAGTAAGGGAAGTAGTAGTTTTGGCATGCACAGAATGCAAAAGAAGGAACTACTCCACCACTAAGAACAAGCAAAAGCACCCTCAAAGGATGGAGATAAGAAAGTACTGTAAGTGGTGCAAGAAGCATACTATACATAGAGAGGTGAAATAG
- a CDS encoding TIGR01212 family radical SAM protein (This family includes YhcC from E. coli K-12, an uncharacterized radical SAM protein.), producing the protein MLATEKLPYYSLKDYLKERYGRRVQKITVALPFTCPNIDGTKARGGCTYCFSGTRPAHLEPYIPLKQQIEEGIKRAKNRYGEKILFFIYYQSYSNTYGEYEYLKSIYDTALEFEEVVGIDVGTRPDCAPEWVLDLLDSYTQKGLEVWIEYGLQSANFKTLRFINRAHGVSDFVDAVLRTKRRKLKVCAHIILGLPYEDREDMLETGKLLASLPIDGVKIHPLHIIKNTKMAEQYLNGEFEVLSLEEYAKYAVDILEILPPNVVIHRLTGEVEPDRLIAPDYCTYSKKQEVINAILEEMKRRGSYQGCKTPFNR; encoded by the coding sequence ATGCTTGCAACCGAAAAATTACCCTATTACTCTCTTAAGGACTACCTTAAGGAAAGGTATGGAAGGCGTGTGCAGAAGATAACGGTAGCTCTTCCTTTCACCTGTCCCAATATAGATGGCACAAAGGCAAGGGGTGGATGCACCTATTGTTTTTCTGGCACGAGGCCTGCCCACCTTGAGCCTTATATTCCATTAAAACAGCAGATAGAGGAAGGCATAAAAAGGGCAAAGAACAGATATGGTGAAAAGATCCTCTTTTTCATATACTACCAATCCTATTCCAATACTTATGGAGAGTATGAGTATTTAAAGTCCATTTACGATACGGCCCTTGAGTTTGAGGAAGTGGTAGGCATAGATGTAGGCACAAGGCCTGATTGCGCACCCGAATGGGTGCTTGACCTCCTTGATAGCTACACTCAAAAGGGCCTTGAGGTATGGATAGAGTATGGCCTTCAAAGCGCCAACTTTAAAACCTTAAGGTTCATAAACAGGGCCCATGGCGTATCGGACTTTGTGGATGCGGTCCTAAGAACAAAGAGAAGAAAGCTCAAAGTATGCGCCCATATAATCCTTGGTCTGCCCTACGAGGACAGGGAGGATATGCTGGAAACTGGCAAACTACTTGCCAGCTTGCCCATAGATGGTGTAAAGATACATCCCTTGCATATAATAAAAAACACCAAAATGGCGGAGCAGTATTTAAATGGAGAGTTTGAGGTCTTAAGCCTTGAGGAGTATGCCAAGTATGCGGTGGACATCTTGGAAATACTGCCCCCCAATGTGGTTATACACAGATTAACCGGTGAGGTGGAGCCAGACAGGCTTATAGCACCAGACTATTGCACCTACTCCAAAAAGCAAGAGGTGATAAATGCCATACTTGAAGAGATGAAAAGGCGGGGGAGCTACCAAGGTTGCAAAACACCCTTTAACCGATGA
- the nusG gene encoding transcription termination/antitermination protein NusG — protein MEEFKWYALQVEAGKEATARENLLKVLELEGLLHQVEDVVVPAEEKVVIKTMGKEKYRLSLRGNNRDISVLGKKGVTTFRIENGEVKVVESVEGDLCVEAPPISKPGQKITCKENKTEAKIILESKMFPGYLLIKAIMNDALMRAIEKTPHVYKPVLVGGKVAPLDEKEVERIIAFVKKGVKPVRILFEKGDQVRVIEGPFMNFTGTVEEVHPEKEKVVVLVSIFGRLTPVELDYSQVEKL, from the coding sequence ATGGAAGAGTTTAAATGGTACGCTTTGCAGGTTGAGGCTGGAAAGGAGGCCACGGCAAGAGAGAACCTTTTGAAGGTTTTGGAGCTGGAAGGACTTCTCCATCAGGTAGAGGATGTGGTGGTGCCTGCAGAGGAAAAGGTGGTTATTAAAACCATGGGAAAGGAAAAATATAGGCTATCTTTGCGTGGAAACAACAGAGATATAAGCGTGCTTGGCAAAAAGGGTGTGACCACCTTTAGGATAGAAAACGGAGAGGTTAAGGTAGTAGAAAGTGTAGAAGGAGACTTATGTGTGGAAGCTCCGCCCATATCCAAACCCGGGCAGAAGATAACCTGCAAGGAAAACAAAACTGAGGCAAAGATAATATTGGAGTCAAAGATGTTTCCCGGCTATCTCCTTATAAAGGCTATAATGAACGATGCCCTTATGCGTGCCATAGAAAAGACCCCTCACGTTTATAAGCCCGTATTGGTAGGTGGGAAGGTTGCGCCCCTTGATGAAAAGGAAGTGGAAAGGATAATAGCCTTTGTTAAGAAGGGTGTAAAGCCTGTCCGAATTCTCTTTGAGAAGGGCGACCAGGTTAGGGTAATAGAAGGACCCTTTATGAACTTTACTGGAACGGTAGAAGAAGTACATCCAGAAAAAGAAAAGGTAGTTGTGCTTGTTAGCATATTTGGAAGGTTAACGCCTGTAGAATTAGACTATTCTCAAGTGGAGAAGTTATAA
- the rplA gene encoding 50S ribosomal protein L1, which produces MVRGKKYKKCLELYDRNALYSVEGAVDILKKLHQECGPKFDQTVELAMRLGVDPKYADQMVRGSVVLPHGLGRELKVLVLAEGEYQKIAKEAGADYVGGEDLINKIAKEEWVDYDVVIATPEIMPKVAKLGKILGPKGLMPNPKTGTVTTNLKQAIEEAKKGRVEFRVDKTGNVHMPVGKISFDNQKLIENIYTAIDAVVKAKPPGAKGQYVKGISLSLTMSPSVKVDVSTTLRRLQELVA; this is translated from the coding sequence ATGGTAAGAGGAAAGAAATACAAGAAGTGCTTAGAGCTATACGATAGGAATGCCCTCTACTCGGTGGAGGGTGCAGTGGATATTCTCAAAAAGCTCCATCAAGAATGTGGTCCAAAGTTTGACCAAACGGTGGAGCTTGCCATGAGGCTGGGTGTGGACCCCAAGTATGCGGACCAGATGGTAAGGGGTTCGGTAGTCTTGCCTCACGGGCTTGGTAGAGAGCTAAAGGTGCTTGTGCTTGCCGAAGGCGAATACCAAAAGATAGCAAAGGAAGCAGGAGCGGATTATGTGGGCGGTGAGGACCTCATAAACAAGATAGCAAAGGAAGAGTGGGTAGACTATGACGTGGTTATAGCCACACCGGAGATAATGCCCAAAGTGGCAAAGCTTGGTAAGATATTGGGTCCAAAGGGTCTAATGCCCAATCCAAAGACGGGAACGGTAACCACAAACCTAAAGCAAGCCATAGAGGAAGCCAAAAAGGGAAGGGTTGAGTTTAGGGTAGACAAGACAGGAAACGTGCATATGCCCGTGGGCAAAATATCCTTTGATAACCAAAAGCTAATTGAGAACATCTACACAGCCATAGACGCGGTAGTAAAGGCAAAGCCACCAGGCGCCAAAGGTCAATATGTAAAAGGCATAAGCCTTAGCCTAACTATGAGCCCCTCTGTAAAGGTGGATGTATCCACCACACTAAGAAGACTCCAGGAACTGGTAGCCTAA
- the soxY gene encoding thiosulfate oxidation carrier protein SoxY, which produces MDRRKFLALSAVAFVGLSMAPALRPAFGATKLEEEIQKRLGVQLLQIKESADIKLTAPTIAESGANVPITVESTIPVDKVEKLYIFVDKNPSPWIADVSLSPMNGQVYFSTRIKMGETSNVRAILKLKDGSYVMAMKEVKVTAGGCG; this is translated from the coding sequence ATGGATAGGAGGAAGTTTTTAGCCCTGTCTGCCGTGGCCTTTGTAGGTCTAAGTATGGCTCCAGCCCTTAGGCCAGCCTTTGGCGCCACCAAGCTAGAGGAAGAAATCCAGAAGAGGCTTGGAGTCCAACTGCTACAAATCAAAGAATCTGCGGACATCAAGCTCACAGCTCCCACCATAGCCGAATCTGGTGCCAATGTGCCCATAACCGTTGAATCCACCATACCGGTGGATAAGGTGGAAAAGCTTTACATCTTTGTGGACAAAAACCCAAGCCCATGGATAGCTGATGTTAGCCTTTCTCCAATGAACGGTCAGGTATACTTTTCCACAAGGATAAAGATGGGTGAGACTTCCAACGTTAGAGCCATACTCAAATTAAAGGATGGCTCTTACGTGATGGCCATGAAGGAAGTAAAAGTAACAGCCGGTGGATGTGGATAA
- the rplL gene encoding 50S ribosomal protein L7/L12 — protein sequence MATLTIDEIVEAIGNMTLLEVSELVKKLEEKFGVSAAMVAAAPAAVAGAPAAGAPAAEEKTEFDVILKSAGANKINVIKVVREITGLGLKEAKDLVEGAPKPVKEGVSKEEAEKIAAKLKEAGAEVEIK from the coding sequence ATGGCAACACTTACCATTGACGAAATTGTAGAGGCCATAGGCAACATGACCCTTCTTGAGGTCTCCGAGCTTGTAAAGAAGCTGGAGGAAAAGTTTGGCGTTTCTGCAGCCATGGTGGCTGCAGCACCTGCAGCAGTGGCTGGAGCGCCCGCAGCCGGAGCGCCTGCAGCAGAAGAGAAGACAGAGTTTGACGTAATCCTCAAGTCCGCCGGTGCCAACAAGATAAACGTGATAAAGGTTGTAAGGGAGATCACAGGCCTTGGTCTAAAAGAGGCTAAGGACCTTGTGGAAGGCGCTCCAAAGCCAGTAAAGGAAGGAGTATCCAAGGAAGAGGCAGAAAAGATAGCTGCAAAGCTAAAGGAGGCTGGCGCAGAAGTAGAAATAAAGTGA
- a CDS encoding prephenate dehydrogenase/arogenate dehydrogenase family protein, producing the protein MFERIVVIGVGFMGGSFALACKEAFNCRIFGLDIKKESVDKALELGVIDEGSLSIEDIRKFNPDLVMLATPVRAFEGIAISLKELISPQCIVSDLGSVKGKLVYRMEELLGSRFVGGHPIAGTEKAGVENALKDLFKGKRFILTPTLNTDPVAKEKIKRLWEGLGSIVEEMDPYLHDFVFGAVSHLPHAVAFALMETIERLSKEVNLFKYPGGGFKDFTRIAASDPVMWRDIFLENKEELIKAMEAFEDAMKELKALILERNPTKLEAYLFKASHRRRSLEDN; encoded by the coding sequence ATGTTTGAAAGGATTGTGGTAATAGGCGTGGGCTTTATGGGCGGGTCCTTTGCCCTTGCATGTAAGGAGGCCTTTAACTGTAGAATCTTTGGCCTTGATATAAAAAAAGAATCCGTAGACAAGGCCTTAGAGCTTGGAGTGATAGATGAGGGAAGCCTTTCCATAGAAGACATTAGGAAATTTAACCCAGACCTGGTTATGCTTGCCACGCCCGTGCGTGCCTTTGAGGGCATAGCCATATCTCTAAAAGAACTTATAAGCCCACAGTGCATAGTCTCAGACCTTGGGTCTGTTAAAGGCAAACTGGTCTATAGGATGGAGGAGCTTTTGGGAAGCCGGTTTGTTGGAGGCCATCCCATCGCTGGCACAGAAAAGGCAGGCGTTGAGAATGCCCTAAAGGACCTCTTTAAAGGTAAAAGGTTTATACTCACACCCACTCTAAACACAGACCCCGTGGCAAAAGAAAAGATAAAGAGGCTCTGGGAAGGACTTGGCTCTATTGTGGAAGAAATGGACCCATACCTTCATGACTTTGTCTTTGGTGCAGTCTCTCACCTGCCCCATGCGGTAGCCTTTGCTCTAATGGAAACCATTGAAAGGCTCAGTAAAGAAGTAAACCTTTTTAAATATCCTGGTGGGGGATTTAAGGACTTTACACGCATCGCCGCTTCCGACCCAGTGATGTGGAGGGATATATTCCTTGAAAATAAGGAAGAGCTAATAAAGGCCATGGAGGCTTTTGAAGATGCTATGAAAGAATTAAAAGCCTTAATATTGGAGAGAAACCCTACAAAGTTGGAAGCTTACCTTTTCAAGGCAAGCCATAGGAGAAGGTCCCTTGAGGATAATTAG
- the soxZ gene encoding thiosulfate oxidation carrier complex protein SoxZ, translating into MAVGTGILRVPKEAKKGEIVKVQMVITHPMSPARKDPQTGQEVPAYHLTKLDLFFNDKLVSTINMGAGVSANPFMALTLKVEESGVVKIVYEDNKGGKWEKTAEIKVS; encoded by the coding sequence ATGGCTGTAGGAACTGGTATACTGCGTGTGCCAAAAGAGGCAAAGAAGGGAGAAATAGTTAAGGTCCAGATGGTTATAACCCACCCCATGTCTCCAGCCAGAAAAGACCCTCAAACTGGTCAAGAAGTACCAGCTTATCACCTTACCAAACTGGACCTTTTCTTTAACGACAAGCTTGTAAGCACCATAAATATGGGAGCTGGTGTGAGTGCCAACCCCTTTATGGCACTTACTCTAAAAGTGGAGGAAAGCGGAGTTGTTAAGATAGTCTACGAAGACAACAAGGGTGGCAAATGGGAAAAGACAGCAGAGATAAAGGTGTCCTAA
- the secE gene encoding preprotein translocase subunit SecE encodes MERLKEFIKSLKKELDKVSWPGRDLVIKATISVIIFSLAFGISLWIFDLIFTRLIHFLLSLRG; translated from the coding sequence ATGGAAAGGCTTAAGGAGTTTATAAAGAGCTTAAAGAAGGAGCTTGATAAGGTTTCTTGGCCAGGGAGAGATTTGGTCATAAAAGCGACGATTAGTGTTATAATATTTTCTTTGGCTTTTGGTATAAGCTTGTGGATTTTTGACCTTATATTTACTAGGCTTATACACTTTTTGCTTTCTTTGAGGGGCTAA
- the rplJ gene encoding 50S ribosomal protein L10 yields the protein MRKSWERKGQIINSYKERINRSSLVIFFDFTGIDAQAITKLRADVKDAEGEMLVGKNTLFYRAFMDTVMSDHREVLTGPTALFFAYGDPVKIAKIVFDFVKEIDKEKPLSKIKGGFMQGRFLKPAEVQALAELPPKEVLISKLMGAIQGPIYALVMALKSAPQKLVLTLKAIEEKKS from the coding sequence ATGAGAAAGAGTTGGGAAAGAAAGGGACAGATAATAAACAGCTACAAAGAAAGGATAAACAGGTCAAGCCTTGTTATATTCTTTGATTTTACAGGCATAGATGCACAGGCTATAACAAAGCTTAGGGCCGATGTAAAGGATGCAGAAGGTGAGATGCTTGTGGGTAAGAATACCCTCTTTTATAGGGCCTTTATGGACACGGTTATGTCGGACCACAGAGAGGTACTTACTGGTCCCACAGCCCTTTTCTTTGCCTACGGAGACCCTGTAAAGATCGCCAAAATAGTATTTGACTTTGTAAAGGAGATAGACAAAGAAAAGCCTCTTTCTAAAATAAAGGGTGGCTTTATGCAAGGCAGGTTTTTAAAACCTGCAGAGGTTCAAGCTCTTGCAGAACTACCACCAAAAGAGGTGCTGATCTCCAAGCTTATGGGTGCCATTCAAGGCCCAATTTACGCCCTTGTTATGGCTCTCAAATCTGCACCTCAAAAGCTTGTGCTTACATTAAAAGCTATAGAAGAGAAGAAATCTTAA
- a CDS encoding dihydroorotase: protein MSKILIKRARVIDPSQGLDSIKDILIEKGRIKDIGEDLFELEAQIIQANGLIACPSFVDIHVHLRDPGQDYKEDLESGMKSAVAGGFTTLVCMPNTNPPIDSPEVAQYIVRKAEDIGLCKVLPAGALTKGRKGKELVDFYALKKAGCVAFTDDGSPLMDSNLMEKALRLTAQLGSLVMNHCEDDRIAYGHINDGYVSSLLGLASRPASAEDILVARDCVLAYHTGGHIHIQHVSSSLSLDLIRFFKDKGTKVSCEVNPYHLLFNELELLTSYANAKVNPPLREENQRKVLLEALKDGTIDCVATDHAPHAPWEKGSLERAMPGMIGLQTALPMMLQLVRDGYISLSKMVELMSCNPAKILGLEGCGSIKVGARANLVLFDPEKEWVLGEETSFSKSRNTPLWNKPLKGKVIYTIFEGRVVYQDV, encoded by the coding sequence ATGTCCAAGATTTTGATAAAAAGGGCAAGGGTGATTGACCCCTCTCAAGGCCTTGATAGTATTAAGGATATTTTAATAGAAAAGGGTCGCATAAAGGATATAGGCGAAGACCTTTTTGAGCTTGAGGCTCAGATAATACAAGCCAATGGGTTAATAGCTTGTCCTTCCTTTGTGGATATACATGTTCATTTGAGGGACCCAGGGCAAGACTATAAGGAAGACCTTGAAAGCGGCATGAAAAGTGCAGTGGCGGGCGGTTTTACCACCCTTGTATGTATGCCAAACACAAACCCACCCATAGACTCTCCCGAAGTGGCCCAATACATAGTCAGAAAGGCGGAGGATATAGGACTATGTAAGGTCTTGCCTGCAGGCGCCTTAACCAAAGGAAGGAAGGGCAAAGAACTTGTGGACTTTTATGCACTTAAAAAGGCTGGCTGTGTGGCTTTTACCGATGATGGTTCCCCCCTTATGGACTCAAACCTTATGGAAAAGGCCCTAAGACTTACCGCACAGCTGGGAAGCCTTGTGATGAACCACTGCGAAGATGACAGGATTGCTTACGGACACATAAACGATGGATATGTAAGCTCCCTTTTGGGGCTTGCTTCAAGGCCTGCCAGCGCAGAGGATATCCTTGTAGCCAGAGATTGTGTGCTTGCTTACCATACAGGAGGCCATATACACATACAGCATGTTAGCAGTAGTCTGAGCTTGGACCTTATTAGGTTTTTCAAAGATAAAGGGACAAAGGTAAGCTGTGAGGTAAACCCATACCACCTTCTTTTCAATGAGCTTGAACTTTTAACTTCTTATGCCAACGCCAAAGTAAACCCACCCTTGAGGGAGGAAAATCAAAGAAAGGTCCTTCTTGAGGCTTTAAAGGATGGAACCATAGACTGCGTAGCCACAGACCATGCACCTCATGCACCATGGGAAAAGGGGTCCTTGGAAAGGGCCATGCCGGGCATGATAGGCCTACAAACAGCCCTTCCTATGATGCTCCAGCTTGTGAGGGATGGTTACATTAGCCTTTCAAAGATGGTGGAGCTTATGTCTTGTAATCCCGCCAAAATCTTAGGTTTAGAAGGCTGTGGAAGTATAAAGGTGGGTGCGAGGGCAAACCTTGTGCTTTTTGACCCAGAAAAGGAATGGGTCCTTGGTGAAGAAACAAGCTTTTCCAAGTCAAGGAACACACCACTTTGGAATAAACCACTGAAAGGTAAGGTCATATACACCATCTTTGAAGGAAGGGTGGTATACCAGGATGTTTGA
- a CDS encoding thioredoxin fold domain-containing protein encodes MKLVLIILVGLSLAVAGWFNNVKEGLEIAKKENRPVAFYFYGSHCPYCAQMEEFVLNQEDVQKKLNNFVVISLNISSDDGSKWARKFGVPGVPTIVFYDPKQDKALGAIFGSRPRGEILNYINGVCKRTNLKTC; translated from the coding sequence ATGAAGTTGGTCCTTATAATACTTGTGGGGCTTTCTTTAGCGGTAGCTGGATGGTTTAATAATGTGAAGGAAGGCTTGGAAATAGCCAAAAAGGAAAACAGGCCTGTAGCTTTCTATTTCTATGGTAGCCATTGTCCCTATTGTGCACAGATGGAGGAGTTTGTTTTAAACCAGGAAGATGTGCAAAAGAAGTTGAATAACTTTGTAGTAATTAGCCTTAATATATCTTCCGATGATGGAAGTAAATGGGCAAGGAAGTTTGGTGTTCCTGGCGTACCAACCATAGTTTTTTATGACCCAAAACAAGATAAAGCCTTAGGTGCCATCTTTGGCAGCAGGCCACGGGGGGAGATCCTAAACTACATCAACGGTGTATGCAAAAGAACAAACCTAAAAACATGTTAA
- a CDS encoding cation diffusion facilitator family transporter, translated as MKKHHWALISLSLNLIQSLLKFVAGVLTGSLSMIGEAVHSLSDSFASVIAFITIKLSDKKVQRFPYGLYRLENLGSIIIAFFLLLTAYEIGKRAMGKEVVIKEEYLGFGLGVVLFSLVSSLTLSILERRAGKRLNSPTLVADSYHTLTDAFGSSLVLLSLLSAYMGYQLDRYFAFGVAMLIGYTAFGILWKEVSVLLDISADEKTLERIREVLLSFPEVKEIKSLFVRSSGGRLFADIILVLEGRDFIKIHQIVDRIENKLKEEVKELDMVFIHYEPVDGVGLKVGVLVDEKGEVSPNFEKAKELLVFGGSPERLSSLPEGEDALSELIKSKGLLVVVCGHHPFSSSAKGILTQGSVFVWETEEKNPYKALREVVYNLCDVQDFDKKGKGD; from the coding sequence ATGAAAAAGCACCATTGGGCCCTTATATCCCTTAGCCTTAACCTAATACAATCTCTACTAAAATTTGTTGCAGGCGTGCTTACAGGAAGCCTTTCCATGATAGGCGAGGCTGTTCATTCCCTTTCCGATTCCTTTGCCTCTGTAATAGCCTTTATTACCATAAAGCTATCCGACAAAAAGGTTCAAAGATTCCCTTACGGCCTCTATAGGCTTGAAAACCTTGGCTCCATAATAATAGCCTTCTTCCTTCTTTTGACAGCCTACGAGATAGGCAAAAGGGCAATGGGGAAGGAGGTGGTTATTAAGGAAGAGTATTTGGGCTTTGGTCTTGGGGTTGTGCTATTCTCCTTGGTTAGTTCCCTTACCCTTTCCATCCTTGAAAGGAGGGCTGGCAAAAGGCTAAACTCTCCCACCCTTGTGGCAGACTCTTACCACACACTTACCGATGCCTTTGGGTCTTCCTTGGTCCTTCTTAGCCTTTTGAGCGCCTATATGGGTTATCAACTGGATAGGTATTTTGCTTTTGGGGTGGCCATGCTTATAGGTTATACGGCCTTCGGCATACTTTGGAAAGAAGTTTCCGTGCTTTTGGACATATCGGCGGATGAAAAAACCTTGGAGAGGATAAGGGAGGTCCTTTTGTCCTTTCCAGAGGTAAAGGAGATAAAGAGCCTGTTTGTGAGGAGTTCTGGAGGAAGGCTTTTTGCCGATATTATTCTTGTGCTTGAAGGAAGGGATTTTATAAAGATACACCAGATAGTGGATAGAATAGAAAACAAGCTCAAGGAAGAGGTAAAAGAGCTTGATATGGTATTTATACACTATGAACCCGTGGATGGGGTTGGTCTTAAGGTGGGTGTGCTTGTGGACGAAAAGGGTGAAGTTAGCCCAAACTTTGAAAAGGCAAAGGAGCTTTTGGTCTTTGGGGGTTCTCCAGAAAGGCTTTCAAGCCTTCCGGAAGGAGAGGATGCCCTATCGGAGCTCATAAAGTCCAAAGGCCTTCTTGTGGTAGTATGTGGCCATCATCCCTTTTCTTCCAGCGCCAAGGGCATTTTAACCCAAGGTAGTGTTTTTGTGTGGGAAACAGAGGAGAAAAACCCATACAAAGCCTTAAGGGAAGTGGTTTATAATCTATGTGATGTCCAAGATTTTGATAAAAAGGGCAAGGGTGATTGA
- the tuf gene encoding elongation factor Tu, which yields MAKEKFVREKEHVNVGTIGHVDHGKSTLTSAITCVLAAGVMPGGKAKCMKYEEIDKAPEEKERGITINITHVEYETPKRHYAHVDCPGHADYIKNMITGAAQMDGAILVVSAADGPMPQTREHVLLARQVNVPYIVVFMNKCDMVDDPELLDLVELEVRELLNKYEFPGDDVPVIRGSALGALQELEAGKPDKWCNAVVQLLEALDQYIPTPQREVDKPFLMPIEDVFTISGRGTVVTGRVERGVLKPGEEVEIVGLREEPLKTVATSIEMFRKILDEALPGDNVGVLLRGVGKDDVERGQVLAKPGTVKPHKKFRAQVYVLSKEEGGRHTPFFVNYRPQFYFRTADVTGTVVKLPEGQEMVMPGDNVEIEVELVKPVAMEEGLRFAIREGGRTVGAGVVTKIIE from the coding sequence ATGGCAAAGGAGAAGTTTGTAAGAGAGAAGGAACACGTTAACGTAGGAACCATAGGACACGTTGACCATGGCAAGTCCACATTGACCTCTGCCATCACATGCGTTTTGGCCGCAGGCGTTATGCCAGGAGGCAAGGCCAAGTGCATGAAATACGAAGAGATTGACAAAGCACCAGAAGAGAAGGAAAGAGGTATAACCATAAACATCACTCACGTGGAGTATGAGACACCCAAAAGGCACTATGCCCACGTGGACTGTCCGGGGCACGCGGACTACATAAAGAACATGATAACTGGCGCAGCCCAGATGGACGGCGCCATACTTGTAGTATCTGCGGCGGATGGTCCCATGCCACAGACGAGGGAACACGTGTTATTGGCACGCCAGGTTAATGTGCCATACATAGTAGTCTTTATGAACAAGTGTGATATGGTAGATGACCCAGAACTCCTTGACCTCGTAGAGCTGGAAGTGAGAGAACTCTTGAATAAATATGAGTTCCCTGGTGATGATGTGCCCGTAATTAGAGGCTCTGCTTTGGGTGCTCTCCAAGAGCTTGAAGCTGGTAAGCCTGATAAATGGTGTAATGCTGTGGTGCAGTTGTTGGAAGCCTTGGATCAGTATATACCTACTCCGCAAAGAGAAGTGGATAAGCCTTTCCTTATGCCTATAGAAGATGTGTTTACTATATCTGGTCGTGGTACGGTTGTGACTGGTAGGGTGGAAAGGGGTGTGTTAAAGCCTGGTGAAGAAGTGGAAATAGTGGGCCTAAGAGAAGAGCCTCTTAAAACTGTGGCTACTTCTATAGAAATGTTTAGAAAAATCCTAGATGAGGCCTTGCCTGGTGATAATGTGGGTGTGCTTCTTAGAGGTGTGGGTAAGGATGATGTGGAAAGAGGTCAGGTCTTGGCTAAGCCTGGAACGGTTAAGCCTCATAAAAAGTTTAGAGCTCAGGTGTATGTGCTTAGTAAGGAAGAAGGTGGAAGGCATACGCCCTTCTTCGTAAATTACAGACCACAGTTTTACTTCAGAACTGCGGACGTTACCGGTACGGTGGTGAAGCTTCCAGAAGGTCAGGAAATGGTAATGCCAGGAGATAATGTGGAAATAGAAGTGGAGCTCGTTAAACCTGTGGCTATGGAGGAAGGCCTTAGATTCGCTATTAGAGAAGGTGGTAGAACTGTGGGCGCTGGCGTCGTCACAAAAATTATAGAATGA